From the genome of Winogradskyella forsetii, one region includes:
- a CDS encoding Pycsar system effector family protein: MEDQKPIKKPSSKRSNKSNHTEELVDHYWGTINYLTSLIKASELKAGLILSFYGILLNFIYQGSENFSNQLTNDTLLYILIGSWILCTSASIFFCIRCFIPKIEGNFSKNMFFFKDIISKFGDVKEFSKTFLDMSKDEDALFMQLGEQIFIISKISAWKFKNVKRAISLLALGLILLFLTGLYHFIFVLT, translated from the coding sequence CAAAAAGAAGTAACAAAAGCAACCATACCGAAGAATTGGTCGATCATTATTGGGGAACCATAAATTATTTAACCAGTTTAATAAAGGCTTCTGAACTTAAAGCGGGCTTAATATTATCTTTTTATGGTATTCTTTTGAATTTCATTTATCAAGGTTCAGAAAATTTTTCGAATCAACTAACTAACGATACACTTTTATACATACTCATTGGGTCATGGATTTTATGTACCTCTGCTTCTATCTTTTTTTGCATACGCTGTTTTATTCCAAAGATTGAAGGTAACTTTTCTAAAAATATGTTTTTTTTTAAGGATATTATTTCAAAATTTGGTGATGTCAAGGAGTTTTCTAAAACCTTTTTAGACATGAGCAAAGACGAGGACGCCTTGTTTATGCAATTGGGAGAACAGATTTTTATCATTTCAAAAATATCCGCTTGGAAATTCAAAAATGTAAAGCGTGCCATTAGTCTTTTGGCTTTGGGTCTGATTCTTTTATTCCTAACAGGTCTGTACCATTTTATATTTGTTTTAA